The sequence ACACTTTTCACCCATTGAAAAAAGGCGAATAAGTCTATTTTTTAGTATCTTTGAGTTTAATCCGAATTTATGGGAAATAGATGATAGAGTTATATTTTCTTGTAATGCAGCAACAAAGTTAGCGCCGTGCCAGTTATAGCTAAAATCAAGCATTTTTACTATCCCTTTTCTTTTGGAGGCGATCCAGATAAGGTTTGCAGACCGGCACTAACTCCGGCGAGCCTTTCGGCTCCCCTACCTGAACCGCCATAAAGGGCGCTACAAGTAGCACTGGTAAAACTTTTTACCAGTGTGTTAGTGAACAAGGCTGCAAAACCTCGGTTATTAGCGTCTACCAATAACGATATTACTTTAGCTGATTACGAATTATGACTCAATAGTTAATTAAACAATTTACAACTTTACGTAAAAGTGCAAAATTGTCTTCATATATTTATTTTATCAAATAGTATGTTGTTAATTTAACATCACGGTTTTACTGTTAGATTATGCTAGTCCCTTGGCCTGATTTCCGCTTTTTCTGCTAGCCTGATAATTAAAAACTAATTTTAAAAATATTAAATTTTTTCATTTTTATTGATTTAATTAATGAATTAACATTTTAATATATTTATCTGCGAGCAAAACCTCTTAATCCATTAAACCTTTATAATCAGTCAACCATTCAAACAATTACCCATTTTTATCCACTTTGATATTCATCAATGCCAATTTAGT is a genomic window of Arsenophonus apicola containing:
- a CDS encoding helix-turn-helix domain-containing protein; the encoded protein is MLDFSYNWHGANFVAALQENITLSSISHKFGLNSKILKNRLIRLFSMGEKCIIAALEPHPSAILSSYYCDSIKAFQ